The DNA region TGTCGCGGCAGAAGACTATTCTGCCATCAGGGGGATCGGTTATCCTCTCGCCTTCTTTTACCTTGATCGGAATGCAGCATGTCCCAGATTCCCGCCTGCCCACAATGCGCCATGGAAAACACCTATCCGGATGGCGACAACTATGTCTGTGCCGATTGCGGCCACGAGTGGTCGGCGCTCGCCACAGCGGCCAGTGAAGAAGAGGCCGCACCGGTCAAGGATGCCAACGGCACCATCTTGCATGATGGCGATGCCGTGGTCCTGATCAAGGATCTCAAGGTCAAGGGGAGTTCCATCACCCTCAAAATGGGTAGCAAAGTCAAAAGCATCCGCCTGGTCAGCGGCGGCGATCACGAAGTGGATTGCCGCATGGATGCCGGCAACTTCATGCTCAAGGCCTGCTTCCTGAAAAAAGTCTGAGCGCCGGGTCGCCTAGAAAATGGAGTTACCCGCCAGGGTGGTAAAGCGCTCCAGCGCCATGCCCCCTGCCAGCGAATTGCCGTTGGCATCCAGCCCGGGCGACCAGACGCACACCGCCAGTTCGCCCGGCACGATGGCCACAATCCCGCCGCCGACCCCGCTCTTGGCCGGCAAGCCCACCCGATAGGCAAAGTCACCGGCCGCATCATAGGTGCCGCAGGTCAGCAGCACCGCACTGATCCGCTTGGCCTCACTGGCCGTCAGCAAATGCTCGCCACTATTCGGCACCACCCCGCGATTGGCCAGAAACAGCGCCGCCGTGGCCAGCTCACGACAGCTCATGGCAATCGAACACTGGTGGAAATAACTGTTCAATAGCACATCGACCGGCGACTGGATGCGACCAAAACTCTTCATGAAGTGCGCCATGGCCGCATTGCGATGGCCGGTGGCGGCTTCCGACTCGGCCACGG from Paludibacterium sp. B53371 includes:
- a CDS encoding zinc ribbon domain-containing protein YjdM, whose amino-acid sequence is MSQIPACPQCAMENTYPDGDNYVCADCGHEWSALATAASEEEAAPVKDANGTILHDGDAVVLIKDLKVKGSSITLKMGSKVKSIRLVSGGDHEVDCRMDAGNFMLKACFLKKV
- a CDS encoding glutaminase; the encoded protein is MQVDYQAILEDIALEVAPLTHQGRVADYIPSLAQVPLAQFGMCVVTLDGRYYSVGAADKRFSIQSISKLFALTLAFRQLGDALWERVGREPSGNPFNSLVQLENEAGKPRNPFINAGALMVTDVLCSHSVNAHLAILHFLRRLSGRSDIHFDHAVAESEAATGHRNAAMAHFMKSFGRIQSPVDVLLNSYFHQCSIAMSCRELATAALFLANRGVVPNSGEHLLTASEAKRISAVLLTCGTYDAAGDFAYRVGLPAKSGVGGGIVAIVPGELAVCVWSPGLDANGNSLAGGMALERFTTLAGNSIF